GTACCACAACCACTGTGCAAAgcttcatcttcttcaccaccttcTCCCTCTCGATAACACCCTTGACTGCATTTTGGTCGTCATTCGACCGCATGTTCTAAAATCACTAACTTGACCTTCTTACCCAACTATAGAAAATATAAGTGATTGCTCTAGTTGCCTCCAACTATGGAGGGCCCACATCACTTTTCACCTTCTTTCCACATCAATAATAAGGTGGGATCTCCATTCTCACCCTAGAGTTGTGACATGTCTAGCAATTTTCTAGAATAATTTCACTATAATGCATGTTGGAAGACACTTGGGCCTTCTTTGGATTGATGAATGCCTCCTTTGAAACTCGTCATCTGTTTATTTTCCCAAGAAGAATTGAACCTCAGACTTAATTTTACACTCAACATGAAAAGGAACCACGTGTGTAAAATAGGGATGCTGCATGGATCAAGAGGAGAAGGGCGTGTTAGTTTTAGAGCTTCAGATCAAATTAAATTATTTAGTCGGGAGGTCACTCGGGAGTATTCGACACACATAACCCCTGCATGGGAGAGAATCTGAAAGGGTGTGACTTCACTGACATCATCTCCACCAACACCCATTTAGTAGTAATGATTGTTTTTACCTAATTGCCTTGATTGGCAAATAAACCAGTTTAACGCAAACGAGTTGCccaacaaaaaatagaaaacatacaTCCAAGTGAGTAGCATAAGTGTTTCCTCTCCAGGACCATGAGAGTGGTATAAGGGTGCAAATATTATATACAAATATAATTTCTTGCATTGccctatgtgaaggaaatatgccctagaggcaataataaagttgttatttatatttccttatatcatgataaatatttattattcatgctagaattgtattaactggaaacttagtacatgtgtgaatacatagacaaaacagagtgtccctcatatgcctctacttgactagctcgttaataaaagatggttaagtttcctaactatagacatgtgttgtcatttgatgaacgagatcacatcattagagaatgatgtgatggacaagactcatccgttatcttagcataatgatcgttaagttttattgctattgctttcttcatgacttatgcgtgttcctctgactatgagattacgtgatacgtctccaacgtatctataatttttgattgctccatgctatattatctactgttttggacattattgggctttattatccacttttatattatttttgggactaacctattaaccggaggcccagcccagaatttctgttttttgcctattttagggtttcgaaggaaagaaatatcaagcggagtccaaacggaatgaaacctttgggaacgtgattttctcaatgaataagacccaggagacttggaccctacgtcaagaaacaaaagaggaggccacgaggtagggggcacgcctaccccccccccaagcgcgccctccaccctcgttggccccctgttgctccaccgacgtactccttcctcctatatatacctacgtacccccaaacgatcagatacgaagccaaaaccctaattccaccgccgcaactttctgtatccatgagatcccatcttggggcctgttccggagctccgccggagggggcatcgatcacggagggcttctacatcatcaccatagcccctccgatgaagtgtgagtagttcacctcagaactacggttccatagttattagctagatggcttcttctctctttttggatctcaatacaatgttctccccctctcttgtggagaactattcgatgtaatcttctttttgcggtgtgtttgttgagaccgatgaatcgtgggtttatgatcaagtctatctatgaacaatatttgaatcttctctgaattcttttatgtatgattggttatctttgcaagtctcttcgaattatcaatttggtttggcctactagattgatctttcttgcagtgggagaagtgcttagctttgggttcaatcttgtggtgtcctttcctagtgagagtaggggcagcaaggcacgtattgtattgttgccatcgaagataacaagatggggttttcatcatattgcatgagtttatccctctacatcatgtcatcttgcttaaggtgttactctatttttatgaacttaatactctagatgcatgctggatagcggtcgatgagtggagtaatagtagtagatgcagtcaggagtcggtctacttgtctcggacgtgatgcctatatatatgataatacctaaatattctcataactatgcttaattctatcaattgctcaacagtaattcgttcaccaactgtagaatacatatgctcttgagagaagccactagtgaaacatatggcccccgggtctaccttcagcatattaatcttccaatacttagtaatttcctttgctttttactttgattttattttactttgcatctttatcataaaaataccaaaaatattatcttatcatatctatcagatctcactttcgtaagtggccgtgtagggattgacaaccccttatcgcgttggttgcgaggatttatttgttttgtgcaggtacgagggactcgcgcgtagcctcctactggattgataccttggttctcaaaactaagggaaatacttacgctactttgctgcatcatcccttcctcttcggggaaaaccaacacagtgctcaagaggtagcattatgcaactcccgaataccggaggaacaccttgtgtgctatcaaacatcacaacataattgggtgattataaagatgctctacaggtgtctccgaaggtgtttgttgggttggcatagatcaagattaggatttgtcactctgagtatcggagaggtatctctgggcccactcagcaatgcacatcactataagccttgcaagcaatgtgactaatgagttagttgcgggattatgcattacggaacgagtaaagagacttgccggtaacgagattgaacttggtatgatgatactgacgatcgaatctctggcaagtaacataccgatgacaaatggaataatgtatgttgttattgcggtttaactgataaagatctttgtagcatatgtaggaaccaatatgagcatctaggttccgctattggttattaatcggagatgtgtctcggtcatgtctacatagttctcgaacccatagggtccgcacgcttaacgttcgatgacgatttgtattatgagttatgtgttttggtgaccgacgtttgtttggagtcccggatgagatcacggacatgatgaggagtctcgaaatgatcgagaggtaaagattcatatattggaaggttatgtacgGACACCGggatggttccgaagaggttcggggatttttcagagtaccgggaggttaccggaaccccccgcgaAAGTTAATGGgtctcatgggccatagtggagaggaggaggcaggccataagaggtggcgcccccccccctcaagccaatccaaattggacaaggggtgggggcacggccccccattccttctccctctccacctctttcccctttcccctctccgttggaaggaagggggagccgactaggactagaagtcctagtgggactccccccacttggcgcgcccctagggccggccggcctcccctctcctcctttatatacgggggcaggggcaccccaaagacacaccaatagttctcttagttgtgtgcggtgcctcctccacagtttactcctccggtcatagcatcgtagtgcttaggcgaagccctgcacgcggatcacatcaccatcaccgtcaccacggcgtcgtgctgacggaactcccctcgaccctctgttggatcaagagttcgagggacgtcatcgagttgaacgtgtgctgaactcggaggtgtcgtacgtccggtactaagatcggttggatcgtgaagacgttcgactacatcaccgCGTTAtattaacgcttcctctttcggtctatgaggatacgtagaaactctccccttctcgttgttatgcatctccgagatatatcttgcatgattgtaggaaaaaaattgaaattgcatgctacgtttcctaaCCCTATGTTCAAGCATTTTTGTGCACTTTATAATTAATCCTGCTGGGACGCATAAGTAAAAATCATTAAACTTAAAAACTTAAGTTTTTCAAAATAGTAAAAAAACACTTTCCAATTTTTTGATTGAATTTTTCACAAATCGCTAATATCatagcctctttgattcatagaatTCTCAAAATATGGGAAAGGAAGACTGTCGAATTAGAGTGTCATGTCATCTTGAATTCTATATGATTATACTACAACAGGAATTTGGATGAAGGGTTGTTTGATAGCGACGAAAAACAAAGGAATTCTACATAGATGTTTGAGGGGATGAAAATTTCCTCCAAAATTAAGTGCAAATGAATGTTAAGGAAAACAAATCAGTGTTCCAATCCCAAGAATCAAGTGACCATTGCAGGAAAGATTCGTAAAGATTCAAATCCTCCAACAATTTTGCTCAAAAAAATTCCCCCAACGAAATCAAgtgaattcctttgaatcaaaggagtcCTCGATCTTTTAATAGAATAAATTGTCtctaaaataaatttaaaaaactgTCACAAAATGCATTGAAGTAGTTAAATTTGATAGGAATATGACTAAAAGATGATATTGCATTAAATTATTGCGAAATATATTAGGAATCGATTAAAATTCGTGTGGTCACTCATGGGCTATTCGTATATATATTTGAAACAATGTAATCTCACTATAAGAATTCATATTTGTAGatttaaaataaaaaaattaaagtaACAAAATAATTTTTAATGCAACTTTTATTTTGGTGAATTGTTTATTATTACTTCTTAATTTTTACTTCACATTACTACATTTTTTACAAATATAATTCATCACACCAATTTAAATTATGTCTAACAGGTATCAATCAATTTTAAAAAGGTTCCACGGACATTTCACACAAGTTTTAATTATTATTGTCAATGTTTCAATCAATtaacaaaatatattttttattggtaccaaaataatttttttgtgaaatttgtatTTCTAAAAAAAGAATTGTTTGTAGTTTTACAGCTTGTGGATTTTATGAAACATTATTTCAAAATCATGATATTTTTTTATTTAGCGGTATTTAAAAAAAACTATTATATGCATTATATAGAAGATGCTCAAATACCTCATCTCAAAGCAGGCATGAAGCAAACACGACACCAATTTTTGCACAACTTGGAAATATATATGTTCACAACAGCACAtttcatttcagcacccaacaaaCAGGCCGAGCGAGTGGCCTGTTTTAACTAGACCCTGTTCCCCTCAAGAAAACAAAAACTAGACCCTGTTACAAACTAAAGCTACGTATCTTTATGACGCATGCAGTTTACGTCTTGGCGATCGAGTCATCGCTACCTCTAATTAGTGTCGCTTAGGCTCACTGCTGTCTATGAGCCCGAGCGCTGCCTCGAGGTTGGTCACCACGTTTGACATGGCGGGCCGGTCCTGTGGCTGTGGCCACAAACAACGTGCTGCCGTGTACGCCACGAGATTCAGCGCCTCCATCTGCACCGGCGACGGGCGGCAGTCCAGCACAGACCCCAGGTCCCCACCCTCTATGATCGGGGCAGCAAAGCCGGCCAAGGTCTGTGGGTCCTTCCCCTCCTCCCAGCTAGGCGGCCTCCCGGTCAGCACCTCCAGCATCACcacgccgaagctgtacacgtcgctcGCCGTACTCACAAGCCGCGTGCGGCGGTACTCCGGATCGATGTACCCGAACAAGCCGGCGACCTCCCCGACGAGCTGGCCGCCCGTCGTCGGCTCCTGCAAAACCGCCGCGCCGAAGCCGGACACGCGGGCCGCCCAGCTCTCGTCCAGAAGGATGCTGGACGAGCTGACGTTGCGGTGGATGATCCGTGGCCCGGCGGCGCGGTGCAGGTGGTCGACGGCCATCGACGCGCCCAGCAGCGCCTGGACACGCGCCTTCCACGACGACGTCACCGGCGACGCAGAGCCGCCGCTTCCGCCCTGCATCAGGTGGTCCCTGAGCGTGCCGTTGCTCGTGTGCTGGTACTGGTAGACGAACATGCGGTCGTCGTCCTCCGCGCACCAGCCCACGAGGGGCACGACGTGGTCGTGACGGAGGTGGCAGAGGGTCTCGAGCTCCGCCACGAACGCGCCCTCTTGTTCGTGGCGTTGCGGCCCGTGATTCTTCAGGCTCTTGACCGCCACCTCCAGGCCGTCGTGAAGCCGACCCTTGTACACCGTTGCGGAGCCGTCCTCGCTGAGCACATGGCCGAAGTTTCCGGTCAAGAACACGATCTCCGACGACGCGAACTCCACAGGTACATACGTTGAGCTCACGTACTGGACCATCGCAGGCTCCTACATATGGAAGACGATGGCACAGGCAGTTAATTAAGCTGCAAGACCAACAAGATGAAAATGGTTCTTCTGGCTGCGGATCTGTACGTACCTGCAGCTGCAGCGAACGGGAGCCGGAGCCTGTCGCCATAGCAGATGCAGCAACCATTGTTGGTGCCACCGGTAGAAGAACGCTGGTGGGATTCGGCGGAATGATTTGATCGAGGCGGCGGGCAATGGAGATGTGGCTGAGCAAGGGGGTGAGGATGAGGTGGGAGTCGATCCTGCGGTTGACTTCCCTGAACCTCTCAGCCTGGTCGTCGGCGTACAAGAACTTCCGGCGGGCGCTCCATTTCTGGCAAGCGACGACGAGATCGTGCGCCTCCTGGAGCGTGTCGCCCAGCCCGGCCAGCGGTTGCGCCACCCCCGGGTCCTGCAGCTGCACCAGCAGGTCGCCGATCACGGATACGCGGCGCGCCAGGTTCTGGCACTCCAGCTTGTTCTGCCGGGCTGTCTCCGCCGCGCTGGTGATCTTCGTGACCAGCCCGTGGACGTACAAAGCCAGCTGGGCCACCGTCGCCAAACCCGCCACCGTGGTGGCCGCCATGGCACCAGACTAGCTACAGTACTGTATACCAACTGGCCACATTGAAACCCACAACAAGGAGAGGTGGATATATACATGGTCGTCGCCTCGCCGAAAGACGGCCGGGTCGTCCACTCCGATCCGCGTTATAGTAGTACTTATTATTACTCACATTATTTCTCTAGGATTGATTTGAAACAATCATCTCTCTCTAATCATATTGATGTGGTATTGTAGATGCTGATAGTTTTTCTATGAATTTAATCAAATCTAGCAAAGTCAACTCTAATGTGCAGTGCATTTTGAAATGAGGAGAGCACTTTGTTAACTTCTTCAAACCTAGGTAACAAAATTATCATCTGCCTGCAATGAACTTTGACACCAATTTTCATCTAATAGTTGGTTAATTAATTTGTTGCACAGTTTTATGCAACTTTAGATGGATTTGTACAAAACAAATTATGTAATCGTAGGATTTGTTGATGTTTGTCAGGATCTAAATTATTGTGATATGCATTGGCTAGATGGAATAACCGAGTGAACAAAAAAAGTAAAATGGGTATAATAAGAAAATCTTAGTTAAACCACATGacatatgtggtaagcaatccaaacaattcaaaaaacAGAAGAAGAATCTTAGTTAAGAAGGTTCATGTAAAGACACGGTCCCAAATCATGATCTATTCACTTTCCAAAACCCAAGACACAAGCTTGGGCTCTTCCTACATGCCATAAATGGCCCAACAAAATTAGAATCGCTGGCAGGCCAGCTAGTCCATGAGCCCGGTGGGAATGGGCTCTCCTTTCGGATACTCACATGTCTATTTTCCCATACTTCTTCTTAATAGCAGCAGGGTGCCTTTCGTGCCTCTAAAAAACATAGATGAATCATCGCATGTCAGTCCTCAGCAGAATCAAAGTAGCTTCATCGGCACCATCAGTAAGCCACTTGTTTTTTTGCAGATGATAGCCTGCTGTTTGTCAAGGCCAGTACACATGGAGTTGTTAAGATGTCTTCTCTTGTGGAGAGTTTTTGTAATATAATGCATGAAAGGATAAATCTGTCGAACTCATCAATCCACAAGCTACCTCCCACCCCTGCCCGTGCCCGCGAACCTGGATCAGGGGGGATAGTCCGTCGGATCTGAAGACATTTCTTATGCCATCGGCGTtgaacccccaccccaccccctctcATCACTAGAAGTAAAAAatacattcagatccgtagaccacctagcgacgactacaagcactgaagcgagccgaaggcgcgccgccgtcatcgccccttcatcgccggagtcgggcgcaacttgttgtagtagacagtcggaaagtcgtcgtgctaaggccctataggaccagcaccccagaacagcaaccgccgctgatgaaaaataacgtagatcggaaggatccaaaccgaagacgCACGaatgtagacgaacaacgacgagatccgagcaaatccaccaaagatagatctgccggagacacacctccacatgcccaccaacgatgctaaatGCATCGccagaacgggggctaggcggggagacctttattccatcttcagggagccgccgccgtctcgccttcctgagtaggacacaaaccctaacaagattgaaaaaaataactaaaaacggagccctcccactggcccttgccaggatccaccatGCTTCCATGACCCTAGGGCCACTGAAGATGAGGAGGACCTGcgtcggcgccggcgagaggcacaaaCCCTAACTTtttttcttggaggaggaggaggcggctagaAGATTAACCCGTCCCTGCTGGTAAACTCTCCTCGTCCGTGTGCACATAGTACTACATGTTATAATTTGTACAAGAGGGGCCAGAAATGACATTTTGATCCGCTACGGTTCCATTCCATTCCACAACTAGTTGTGCCAATACTAATGTAGTTTTCTGTGAACCAACTTGTGGTttgatggttaggtggacagtggtattctTAGTGACGCGCATTcagcaatgttttaaatagcgggctatggaaaATAGTGACGGGCCTTCAAATCAGCTATAGCGGGCAATTTGTGAAGGCGATCATTTAGCGTCACCCTGCTGAAAAGACTATAgctgttttaaatagcgggctatgaaaAATAGTGGCGGGCCTTCAaatcagctatagcgggctatttgtgaAGGCGGCCATTTGGCGGCACCCTGATGAAAAGACTATAGCGGGTTGTAGtggagctatagccggctatttaaaactatggcgTTCAATGCGAGGAGACGTCCCTAggagtagggtgtgcgtgtgtgtctcCAAAGGGGTGAGTGTGTGCGCGTATATATAAGCGCTTGCGTCTGTAGTGTGTTATAAAACATTAGTTTAGTCTTCCTGAGCGTGGACTTTAGCTTCATTAGTGCATTTTATGTCTTGCAAAATTTCTAAAAAAAAATGAGGAGGACTCCCTTGATTCAAAAGATTTTtcataggaattttggaggattagaatccttatgatttttgtctatgttgattgtttgattcataggattgaatcatACAGAATATATATTTTTTGCTAAGGATTTTCTCTACTACTTTCCATAGCATTTCTAGGATCCGCTCAAACCATTTTGAAAGAATACTTTAATTTTCCTATGATGCAATCCAACAACCTAAAATTCTATAGgaatgagatgtgcatgaaattttaATTTTATGTTTTTTCTATTCCCACATATTTAGAATCCTGCGAAACAAAGAGGCCCTAATTGTATAGCATGATAACATCTATGCACTTGCGAATATATCATTAAAACTATAATACTATGTGATAGTTTGTTCTaaagaaataaaaacaaagaaATCGTCAAATGTCACACATGGTGAAAGCAGAACAGGCGTCATAAGGGTATCTCCAACGCCCATCCTCAAAATGGACACACTATTTCTTCGTGGAATGGCCGGACTCGTCCGCGGACGGGAAGAAGGGAGACGGCCATCCAACCTTGTTGCCTAAACATCCGACTCTATTTTTTCTAAGCCTGCAACACCCAAAATAATTATAGAAAAAAACACAATTCATTCATAAATAGCATGCAAATATCCTTAGGATAACAATAATTCAAATATAAATATTACATCCTAGATAACCAGATGTTCAAAAAGTCTCGAACTCATCAATTCCAAATTCAACGATAGTCGAGTCAGAATTGGCACATGTCATCCCACATACTGCGTCCCTTGAGTTTTATTCAACAATTTATGAATGTAAATGGTCTGCCCTCGGTTCTGTTGTACAACACAGCAGCATGCCTGTCCTATACAATGTGATGATTATCAAGTTTCAACATTGAATGAATCAATGAATTGACCAACA
The window above is part of the Triticum aestivum cultivar Chinese Spring chromosome 2A, IWGSC CS RefSeq v2.1, whole genome shotgun sequence genome. Proteins encoded here:
- the LOC123186334 gene encoding putative serine/threonine-protein kinase-like protein CCR3, translated to MAATTVAGLATVAQLALYVHGLVTKITSAAETARQNKLECQNLARRVSVIGDLLVQLQDPGVAQPLAGLGDTLQEAHDLVVACQKWSARRKFLYADDQAERFREVNRRIDSHLILTPLLSHISIARRLDQIIPPNPTSVLLPVAPTMPAMVQYVSSTYVPVEFASSEIVFLTGNFGHVLSEDGSATVYKGRLHDGLEVAVKSLKNHGPQRHEQEGAFVAELETLCHLRHDHVVPLVGWCAEDDDRMFVYQYQHTSNGTLRDHLMQGGSGGSASPVTSSWKARVQALLGASMAVDHLHRAAGPRIIHRNVSSSSILLDESWAARVSGFGAAVLQEPTTGGQLVGEVAGLFGYIDPEYRRTRLVSTASDVYSFGVVMLEVLTGRPPSWEEGKDPQTLAGFAAPIIEGGDLGSVLDCRPSPVQMEALNLVAYTAARCLWPQPQDRPAMSNVVTNLEAALGLIDSSEPKRH